GCAGAAGACAGCGAAATAAGCCAGCTGCTGGCACGCAGCGTATTGCAATACTGGGGATTTGAATCAAAGACCGCCTCCAATGGCGAAGAGGTCATCCAAATGCTGGAACAGGAAGATTTCGACCTGATATTAATGGATATACAAATGCCTAGGAAAAATGGCGTTGAGGCAACTATGGAGATCCGTAATATGAGCAATGAGCGTAAGCGTAATGTCCCGATCATTGCACTTACCGCTACAAGTATGAAGGGCGAAGAACAAAAATTCCTGTCCTCCGGCATGAATGATTATATTACTAAACCATTTAAGGAACAAGAATTGTATAATGTGATAAGCCGGGTGTACTATAGTGTTATCCGGGATTAATCATCGACTATGAGTGAGCAGAAGTTATATGATCTTACACTGGTGAACCAGGTGGCAAAAGGAAATGCCGTGTTCATCAAAAAGCTATGCGCCGCGTTTGTTACAGGCTCAAGGGAAGCTATGGATGAAATGAGCCATGCCATTGCAGCAGCAAACTGGCCCGAAGTAGGCCGCCTGGCGCATAAGGTAAAGTCTACCATCGACACGATGAATATTGTTGAAGCCAAAGTGCTGATAAGGGAAATAGAAGCGCTGGCAATACAGCAGCAGTCGCTGGAACAGGTGCCTGCATTATTAAGCAGGTTACAGGAAATGATCAACGCCGTATCGGCGCAATTAAACGCAGATTTTGATCTGAAGTTGCATTAGAGCATATATATATAAACAGGAAAGCCGCCCGAAATGAGCGGCTTTCCTGTTTATATTACTTACTGCATCAAAGAATACTGCTGTTGCTTCTATTTGCCTGATCTTTTGGCGAATTCTGCTTTCACTTTTTCAAGATGCGCAACAAAGTCTTTGGCAGTACCTTCATAACCATATTTATAGGTGCTGAGCGGTTCTTCTTTTAAATCGAGGAACATATACAGCGGCTGGGCATTGAAACCAAATTTCGTGATTTCATAGTCCAGGTTTCTATCACCTACATTGGTTATTTTCTTACCGTCTTTGTTGGTATACTTTTCTTCGTCTGGCAGTTCTACGGCATAGTGATCAACATAGAGGCTTATTAAAACGAAGTCTTCCTTCATTATTTTAAGCACTTCCGGATCGGACCATATGGAGTTTTCCATTTTACGGCAGTTAGCGCAGGAATGTCCTGTAAAGTCGAGCATTACAGGTTTATTCAACGCCCTTGCCGCTTCAAGTCCTTCCTGCAGATCAAAATAAGCTACGAGTCCGTAAGGCACATGCAGCTCATTCACCAGCTTCTGCGGCGGTTTAGCCGCTGAAGTAGCTGCTCCGGCACTATGGCTGCCTCCACCCGATCCTATTTTATACTGCAGTTGATTCAGATCGAAGTCCTGCGTAGTGGCAGGAGGCAGGATACCGCTCATTGCTTTCAGCGGAGCGCCCCACATACCGGGAACCAGGTACATCGCAAATGCAAAAGAGCTGATAGCGAGGAAAAGGCGTGGTACGCTTACATGAGGCATAGGGCTGTCGTGGGAGAAAGAGATCTTACCCAGCAGGTACATACCTAACAATACCGCCAATACGATCCAGAGGGCCAGGTAAACCTCCCTGTCGAGCAGGTGCCAGCCCTGGATGAGGTCGGCATTGGAAAGAAATTTCAGACCCAGCGCCAGTTCAATAAAGCCGAATACAATTTTCACGCTGTTAAGCCAGCCACCGCTTCTTGGCAGCGATTTGAGCATAGAAGGGAAAAGCGCGAACAGCGTAAACGGCATTGCCAAACCAATACTGAAGCCCAGCATACCAAGTATGGGCGCCAGTCCTATACCTTCTTTACTGGTTTGTGCCAGCAGCGACCCAACAAAGGGACCGGTACAGGAGAACGATACTATCACCAGCGTAAGCGCCATAAAGAAAGTGCCAATAAGGCCTCCCTTGCCGGCTTTGGCATCTGCCTTAGTGGCCCAGCTGCTGGGCAGGGTCAATTCAAAAGCGCCAAAGAACGAAATGGCAAAGACTATAAAAATAGCAAAGAACAGCAGGTTTGCTGTAAGGCTGGTTGAGATCTTATACAGAATATCCTGCCCGAATAACATGATCAGGATAAGCGTAGGAATAGTATAGATAAGGATAATAGACAGGGAATAAGTGG
The Filimonas effusa genome window above contains:
- a CDS encoding protein-disulfide reductase DsbD family protein, with amino-acid sequence MKRIITIVVLLAAVGMLNRTAAQDKAPVQFSFTAERTNDSLVTLSVKAIAEKGTQLFSVKKQSEDDAFVSAIHFDSVKTARYVRSGDVPVEKGQQQVVKDAGLEAELHFFTDSVTFQYPLHVAATDTAVIRGTFDWLARKGEEFPSGSESFSVKVLPAAPAASAGAAATGDEGRGVLTTFLLSLLAGLAAVITPCVFPLLPVTVSFFLKKSENRGAAIRSATTYSLSIILIYTIPTLILIMLFGQDILYKISTSLTANLLFFAIFIVFAISFFGAFELTLPSSWATKADAKAGKGGLIGTFFMALTLVIVSFSCTGPFVGSLLAQTSKEGIGLAPILGMLGFSIGLAMPFTLFALFPSMLKSLPRSGGWLNSVKIVFGFIELALGLKFLSNADLIQGWHLLDREVYLALWIVLAVLLGMYLLGKISFSHDSPMPHVSVPRLFLAISSFAFAMYLVPGMWGAPLKAMSGILPPATTQDFDLNQLQYKIGSGGGSHSAGAATSAAKPPQKLVNELHVPYGLVAYFDLQEGLEAARALNKPVMLDFTGHSCANCRKMENSIWSDPEVLKIMKEDFVLISLYVDHYAVELPDEEKYTNKDGKKITNVGDRNLDYEITKFGFNAQPLYMFLDLKEEPLSTYKYGYEGTAKDFVAHLEKVKAEFAKRSGK
- a CDS encoding Hpt domain-containing protein, which gives rise to MSEQKLYDLTLVNQVAKGNAVFIKKLCAAFVTGSREAMDEMSHAIAAANWPEVGRLAHKVKSTIDTMNIVEAKVLIREIEALAIQQQSLEQVPALLSRLQEMINAVSAQLNADFDLKLH